The following are from one region of the Mycolicibacterium helvum genome:
- a CDS encoding SDR family oxidoreductase translates to MYALDGAVVLVTGANGGLGVEFVRQALDRGAAKVYATARRPHDWDDPRIVPLPLDVTDSDSINAAATAALDTTVVVNNAGILILPDRLLYLAMSDVRRTFDTNFFGALEVARTFAPVVGRNGGGAFLHVHSVLSWVVGDPNDPQSGGHGAYSASKSAFWSATNSLRLELAGQGTHVLGLHLGYTDTPMITTIEEEGKESPAEIVRIAYDGLLAGDYEVVADWRSKFVKGALSGPIEGLYPQLSKADLP, encoded by the coding sequence ATGTACGCACTTGATGGGGCAGTAGTTCTGGTCACCGGCGCCAATGGTGGCCTGGGGGTCGAATTCGTCCGGCAGGCTCTAGACCGTGGTGCCGCCAAGGTGTACGCCACCGCGCGCCGTCCACACGACTGGGATGACCCGCGTATCGTTCCGCTGCCACTTGATGTCACTGACAGCGATTCGATCAACGCCGCGGCCACAGCCGCCTTAGACACCACCGTGGTGGTGAACAACGCCGGCATCTTGATCCTGCCCGACCGTCTGCTGTACCTGGCGATGAGCGACGTCCGGCGCACGTTCGACACCAATTTCTTCGGCGCACTCGAAGTGGCTCGCACCTTCGCCCCTGTCGTGGGCCGAAACGGTGGCGGCGCGTTCCTGCACGTGCATTCGGTGCTGAGTTGGGTTGTCGGTGATCCCAACGACCCCCAATCCGGTGGTCACGGTGCTTACAGCGCATCGAAATCGGCGTTCTGGTCAGCGACCAACTCGCTGCGACTCGAACTGGCCGGCCAGGGCACGCATGTCCTGGGGCTGCACCTGGGCTACACCGACACCCCGATGATCACCACCATCGAGGAGGAAGGCAAAGAGAGCCCTGCCGAGATCGTCCGGATCGCCTACGACGGGCTCTTGGCCGGTGACTATGAAGTCGTCGCCGACTGGCGCAGCAAGTTCGTCAAAGGCGCACTCTCGGGTCCCATCGAAGGGCTCTACCCTCAGCTATCCAAGGCGGATCTGCCCTAG
- a CDS encoding enoyl-CoA hydratase/isomerase family protein: MAVTRLEFDGPLAVLSLTRPGGNRISFAMRDELNTAVHRIAGSGARALLVDADGPDFCLGGDVRDWVGVPTDELRPRIEVLATALAWIGNLDIPTVAAVQGHCAGGGFEIALSCDMIIAARSARFSSPEALLGITTLQGGMLDLATRLGRTRAAELVFLSTPISAEQLCTWNLVNTVVDDDALAHAARDLAGRLAAGPTRAYAATKQLWRLQSEVGERAARRALYDTSMPVFDSRDAQAGLQAAAQAVDAGRPFSAPEFEGQ; encoded by the coding sequence GTGGCCGTAACTCGCCTGGAGTTCGACGGGCCGTTGGCGGTGTTGAGCCTGACCCGACCAGGTGGCAATCGCATCAGCTTCGCGATGCGCGACGAGCTCAACACCGCGGTGCACCGGATTGCCGGCAGCGGCGCACGCGCTCTCCTCGTCGATGCGGATGGCCCTGACTTCTGTCTGGGCGGTGACGTCCGTGATTGGGTAGGCGTGCCGACTGACGAGCTGCGACCCAGGATCGAGGTGCTGGCCACCGCCCTGGCCTGGATCGGCAACCTCGACATACCCACCGTCGCGGCAGTCCAAGGCCACTGTGCCGGAGGGGGTTTCGAGATTGCATTAAGTTGCGACATGATCATCGCCGCACGGTCGGCGCGGTTCTCGAGCCCTGAAGCGCTGCTGGGCATCACGACCCTGCAAGGCGGCATGCTGGACTTGGCGACACGGCTGGGTCGGACCCGTGCGGCCGAGCTGGTGTTCCTCTCGACACCGATCTCGGCCGAGCAGCTCTGCACCTGGAACCTGGTGAACACGGTCGTCGACGACGACGCCTTGGCGCACGCGGCACGCGACCTCGCTGGTCGGCTGGCCGCCGGGCCGACCCGCGCCTACGCGGCCACCAAACAGTTATGGCGCCTGCAGAGCGAGGTGGGGGAGCGCGCCGCGCGCCGCGCGCTGTATGACACATCGATGCCAGTGTTCGACAGCCGCGACGCCCAAGCCGGACTGCAGGCAGCTGCACAGGCAGTGGATGCTGGCCGCCCGTTTTCTGCGCCCGAATTTGAGGGTCAGTAG
- a CDS encoding alpha/beta fold hydrolase, protein MSTITTADGTEIFYKDWGQGQPVVFSHGWPLSSDDWDNQMLFFLAQGYRVVAHDRRGHGRSTQTPGGHDADHYADDLAAVIEHLDLHDVIHVGHSTGGGEVVRYLARHGESRAANAALISAVPPLMVQTDANPEGLPKSVFDDLQAQLAANRSEFYRALPSGPFYNFNKPDVDSSEAIVENWWRQGMMGDALSHYDGIVAFSQTDFTEDLKTITIPTLVMHSVDDQIVPYVAAGPKSAALLKNGTLKTYRDNFPHGMPTTHADVINADLLAFLKA, encoded by the coding sequence ATGTCCACCATCACCACCGCTGACGGCACCGAGATCTTCTATAAGGACTGGGGTCAGGGTCAGCCCGTCGTCTTCAGCCATGGCTGGCCGCTGTCGTCCGATGACTGGGATAACCAAATGCTGTTCTTCCTCGCGCAGGGCTACCGGGTGGTCGCTCACGACCGCCGCGGGCACGGTAGGTCGACGCAAACCCCCGGCGGGCACGACGCTGATCACTACGCCGACGATTTGGCTGCTGTGATCGAGCACCTCGACCTACACGATGTCATCCACGTTGGGCACTCCACCGGCGGCGGCGAGGTAGTGCGTTACCTCGCCCGCCACGGGGAGAGCCGGGCCGCTAATGCCGCACTCATAAGTGCAGTGCCGCCGTTGATGGTGCAGACCGACGCCAATCCAGAAGGTCTGCCCAAGAGCGTCTTTGACGATCTACAGGCCCAGCTCGCGGCGAACCGCTCGGAGTTCTATCGCGCGTTGCCGTCGGGTCCGTTCTACAACTTCAACAAGCCGGACGTGGATTCGTCGGAGGCGATCGTCGAAAACTGGTGGCGCCAAGGGATGATGGGTGACGCCCTGTCCCACTACGACGGGATCGTGGCGTTCTCGCAGACCGATTTCACCGAGGACCTCAAGACAATCACCATCCCGACGCTGGTAATGCACAGCGTCGACGATCAGATCGTTCCCTACGTGGCAGCCGGCCCGAAGTCGGCCGCACTGCTCAAAAACGGGACCCTCAAGACCTACCGAGACAACTTCCCGCACGGCATGCCCACCACCCACGCAGACGTCATCAACGCCGATCTTCTCGCATTCCTCAAGGCGTAA
- a CDS encoding nuclear transport factor 2 family protein has translation MPESHPPVPPFTLDTALTKVQGAEDAWNSRDAHRVSQVYTEDSVWRDRDTFLTGRAAIVEFLTAKWSRELDYALRKNLWAFHGNRIAVRFQYEWRDPANGWHRSYGNELWEFDDNGLMRRREASINDIAISASERRYFGPRTAQEQATPITEIPLQ, from the coding sequence ATGCCCGAATCTCATCCACCGGTCCCGCCGTTCACCCTCGACACCGCACTGACCAAGGTCCAAGGCGCCGAAGACGCGTGGAATTCGCGCGATGCGCACCGCGTTAGCCAGGTGTACACGGAGGACAGCGTCTGGCGCGATCGCGACACTTTCCTCACCGGCCGCGCTGCCATTGTCGAGTTCCTCACCGCGAAATGGAGCCGCGAGCTGGACTACGCACTGCGCAAGAACCTGTGGGCATTCCACGGCAACCGCATCGCGGTCCGATTCCAGTACGAATGGCGCGACCCCGCCAACGGTTGGCACCGAAGCTACGGCAACGAACTCTGGGAGTTCGACGACAACGGGCTGATGCGTCGCCGCGAAGCCAGTATCAACGACATCGCCATCTCCGCATCCGAACGCCGATACTTCGGCCCCCGAACCGCTCAAGAACAGGCCACCCCAATCACCGAGATCCCCCTGCAGTAG
- a CDS encoding alpha/beta hydrolase, translating into MARFGSATLRLSTLIGVTTVIGLPLAACTAPETPAAQSSSLTVVSAPAAPPPGAVKPTIVLVHGAWAETSSWDGEVAELQKQGYDTRAISNPLQNLTTDAESVKSFLATLAGPIVLVGHSYGGSVITNAAEGNPNVKALVYVDAAAPEVGETTKSLSGNDSVLSTHTDAQLFDSVPYPGGPAGASDLYLKKDIFVGNFGNDLPTDTATQLWATQRAASTVAFGTRSQFAAWKTIPSWYFISSGDQIITPTAEKAMAARAHSQVTVFDGGSHLTLISHPDAVTAVVDQAIASVR; encoded by the coding sequence ATGGCTCGATTCGGTTCGGCAACGTTGCGCCTGAGCACCCTGATAGGCGTCACTACCGTCATCGGATTGCCGCTGGCAGCGTGCACAGCGCCTGAAACGCCTGCGGCACAATCGAGCTCCCTTACCGTTGTCAGCGCTCCTGCTGCGCCGCCACCGGGCGCGGTGAAGCCGACGATCGTGTTGGTGCACGGCGCCTGGGCCGAAACGTCGAGCTGGGATGGCGAAGTCGCCGAACTGCAGAAGCAAGGCTACGACACGCGGGCCATCTCGAACCCGCTTCAGAACCTCACCACTGACGCCGAATCCGTGAAGAGTTTCCTGGCCACCCTCGCCGGGCCAATCGTATTGGTCGGCCATTCCTACGGCGGTTCGGTGATCACCAACGCGGCCGAGGGCAATCCGAACGTCAAGGCGCTGGTGTACGTCGACGCCGCCGCTCCCGAGGTGGGCGAGACAACGAAGTCGCTCAGCGGAAACGATTCGGTGCTGAGTACCCATACCGATGCGCAGCTGTTCGATAGCGTCCCTTACCCGGGCGGCCCGGCGGGTGCGAGCGACCTCTATCTCAAGAAAGACATTTTCGTCGGAAACTTCGGCAACGATCTCCCGACCGATACTGCGACGCAACTATGGGCGACGCAACGGGCAGCATCAACGGTCGCGTTCGGCACCCGATCACAATTCGCCGCGTGGAAGACGATCCCGTCGTGGTACTTCATCAGCAGCGGGGACCAGATCATCACGCCCACTGCGGAGAAGGCAATGGCGGCGCGAGCTCATTCGCAGGTCACCGTCTTCGACGGGGGCTCCCACCTGACGCTGATCTCACATCCCGACGCGGTGACCGCCGTGGTCGACCAGGCGATCGCGTCCGTGCGTTGA